From one Bos javanicus breed banteng chromosome 15, ARS-OSU_banteng_1.0, whole genome shotgun sequence genomic stretch:
- the HARBI1 gene encoding putative nuclease HARBI1, translating to MAIPITVLDCDLLLYGRGHRTLDRFKLDDVTDEYLMSMYGFPRQFIYYLVELLGASLSRPTQRSRAISPETQILAALGFYTSGSFQTRMGDAIGISQASMSRCVANVTEALVERASQFIHFPADEASVQALKDEFYGLAGIPGVIGVVDCMHVAIKAPNAEDLSYVNRKGLHSLNCLMVCDIRGALMTVETSWPGSLQDCVVLQQSSLSSQFEAGMHKESWLLGDSSFFLRTWLMTPLHIPETPAEYRYNMAHSATHSVIEKTFRTLCSRFRCLDGSKGALQYSPEKSSHIILACCVLHNISLEHGMDVWSSPVTGPVEQPPEEEYEHMESLDLEADRIRQELMLTHFS from the exons ATGGCTATACCAATAACAGTACTTGACTGTGATCTCTTGCTATATGGCCGAGGTCACCGGACATTGGACCGCTTTAAGCTGGATGATGTGACGGATGAATACTTGATGTCCATGTATGGGTTTCCACGACAGTTCATTTATTACTTGGTGGAGCTCTTGGGGGCGAGCCTTTCTAGACCTACTCAGAGATCCAGGGCTATTAGCCCAGAGACACAGATCCTTGCAGCACTGGGCTTCTATACCTCAGGTTCCTTCCAGACTCGGATGGGAGACGCTATTGGAATCAGTCAGGCATCTATGAGTCGATGTGTTGCCAACGTCACTGAGGCGCTTGTGGAAAGAGCTTCACAGTTCATCCACTTTCCAGCTGATGAAGCCTCTGTGCAGGCTCTGAAGGATGAATTCTATGGGTTGGCAGGGATACCAGGAGTCATAGGGGTAGTTGACTGTATGCATGTAGCAATCAAGGCACCAAATGCTGAAGACCTTTCCTACGTGAACCGTAAAGGTCTTCATTCTTTAAATTGCCTGATGGTGTGTGACATCAGAGGGGCACTGATGACTGTGGAGACAAGCTGGCCAGGGAGCCTCCAAGACTGTGTTGTGCTACAGCAGTCTTCTCTCAGCAGTCAGTTTGAAGCTGGGATGCACAAAGAGAGCTGGCTTCTTG GTGACAGTTCCTTCTTTCTCCGCACCTGGCTCATGACCCCACTTCACATTCCTGAAACTCCAGCTGAATATCGCTATAACATGGCCCATTCTGCAACTCACAGTGTGATTGAGAAGACCTTCCGAACGCTCTGCTCCCGATTCCGCTGCCTGGATGGATCCAAGGGGGCACTGCAGTACTCCCCGGAGAAGTCCAGCCACATCATCCTGGCCTGCTGCGTCCTCCACAACATCTCCCTGGAGCACGGGATGGATGTGTGGTCCTCTCCAGTGACCGGCCCGGTGGAACAGCCCCCCGAGGAGGAATATGAGCACATGGAGTCCTTGGACCTGGAGGCTGATCGTATCCGTCAAGAGCTGATGCTCACTCACTTCAGCTAA